Genomic window (Tribolium castaneum strain GA2 chromosome 2, icTriCast1.1, whole genome shotgun sequence):
CAAGAGGTTACGGAGGATACGCCCCAGCACCTGCCCCAGTTTACAAGGTACCGCCCCCACCCTCTTACTACAAACCCTCTTACAGTGCCCCCTCATACTCCGCCCCTGTTTACAAACCAGCCCCCGCCTACAAACCCGCCCCTAGCTACAGTGCTCCTGCTCCAGCATATTCCGCCCCACAACCAGCCTATAAACCAGCCCCTGCTCCCGCCTACCCAGAACCCTCATATCAACCAGCCCCCGCCCCTCAACCCTCCTATCAACCAGCCCCAGCTCCACAACCCTCTTATCAACCAGCCCCAGCCCCTCAGCCATCTTACCAACCAGCCCCAGCTCCGCAACCCTCTTATCAGCCAGCCCCAGCTCCGCAACCCACTTATCAACCAGCTCCAGCCCCAGCCTACGCCCCTAAACCACACAGCCCGCCCCCAGCTCCAGCCTACGCCCCTCCTCCAACGTACGGGCCAGCCCCCAAGCCACACGGTTATCCTTCTCCAGTCGGGTACAGGGAAGCCGAAGAAGCGAAGATGACGCAGTCTTCCCATGTTCCAAGTCAAGAGGAAAAGGAGAAACACACGGTGGAGGCGATGACTCAAATGACTGAAGCGCGAAATATGGCTTTGGAAGGTAAAGTGAAGATGCCTAACCCAGGTTGGAACATCAACGAGGAGGGTGACAACAAATCCAATATGGCCGAAGAAATGAGAGCTGCGGAAGACACGAacgaaaacaaagtttaatattttgaagtgactcatttattgtaattttgtaaCTTTGTACTTGACcaatacaatatttaataaaaaaaatatttgaaacttTTGTTGTTTATTCTTAGAAATAGGGGAGAACGTCGATCGGTGTTGGGTATCTTTTGATAACCTGTGGCATTAGTTCCAAATCTTTATTTCTAGTGATTAATCTCCTGAAACAGTGTGGAGTGTGATTTAAACATaagcatttttattatttttccacaaaaccaagcttatcaaaaatccTTATAGTATTGGAAGAAATAGTGAACTAACAAACACGTCTTAAGCTTTTAACGAGTGTACATCAAATTACATCAAAATTTCCTCtaattttctttcattttttttggtttctccTAATTTCAGTTGATTTCCTTAAGATTTCctctactttttttaattgattttctcaaaatttctcCCGATTCCTCAGTTTTGTACACCGATTTGCCATTCGGTTTACCCTCAGGCCTTAATAAGTtccttgtttatttttcaaattattttcgcattGCCTCGTCTTAATCTTTGTCGAAtcattcattaaatttaaagataTAAAGATtgactaaaaattatttatattatttataatgagAAGTTTAATGATTTAggatagaagcgtcattattttaattcgcaattgaatgcgtgattaactggtcacgtgaccaaattgaaccaatttaattggtccattcgcgttgttagcTTTGAATAGcgtaattaactttaattgagcTTTCTATAAGCCGGCCCTTATAATCAGAGCCAGAATTtgtgatcaaaattttttggttttggttgGAAGTACTGTCAGTCTAAATAAACAAGTTTCTGATATTTCGTCTCTTTTTTCactttaagtattttttagtttcagtgttttattcttttggtttttaacaaaacaaagtaATAAGAATTTAATATTGTCCCGTGACCAGACAAAAGAGTCTGCTACAAAATAGCCCCGACAAAATGGCTTACCGACAAAATAACCTAGCGACAAGACGCCTCATTAATAAcccattaataaaattgttgttttaaatggtgtaaacaaataaattaaaaattaaaaaattagacaaataTTTGTAGTTTTAGACTAGTTTTCTATTGCGCGCTCGCTCCAATTCAGCGAACCGTTTACTGAATACCTATCTTTTTGTACAGTTTTCTGCTGAATTCGAATCTAAAGTTACTTTTTTGATTTGGAATTgcttttattatgaaaaacttgtttttgaaGAGATTTTCGTTTTCATCGTCGTATCTTTATCCTTCGGGATAAAGATAGAaactattttttgcaaaagattcTCAATGAATGTACtttttaacataaataaacaatttttagttttgagaaaagaaaactgggaaaatttataaaattattttaattttggtggatgcgccgggtcaatTGCAATAACTTTGTTAGTGTTAAAGATATCAAAAGGATTTTTGGGccaaaaacatatttaatcAATTGGCATAATTTCATTTCGATTATGTATAAATAGGTCTATcttttaagacaaaaaaaattctcgcatcttgaaaatttcactacaaaaatatgaaacgttacaagaaaaatccaattttcttagttttctTTTGTCGAAACTAAAACTTGTGTTTTAGTTTGTGTAAGtaatcttttgcaaaaaaaatttttcttgctTTATgcagaaggaagatatgaccatgtaaacacaaaattttaccagttttaagtttttcgaaaatgttcaCATAATAAAGGCAATTCCATGCAGAAAATCGAACTTCGGATTCGAAAtcagcagaaaattttgcataagaatcagttttaaaaaacgtatGTTCTCTAACCTACAcggacaaataaattattaactattgcGCGCTACTGATGCTGACGTTGAGTACATAAAATATGTGACCGCAAATATGCGACATCACTTTTGCCCTACCTTTTATTTCGTTTAACTGAATAATGTAAGGTTTACttaacttttgaaattttgaaaaattatttcgaacaaaattttttttttaaatcgttacatttttaaagtagttaatgatgtactaattagtattttttgtaagGTACATAGTTTACGCACAAAACGCTTGATTTAATACTTTTGCTCAACGCTGCATGTAATATTGTATCAAATAGATTTTGATTACAATCTTTATAGTTTCGCCATAATCggctttttaaaattgatattttttttaatatcaccTTAATCACTAAATATCACCTTGTTccactaaaattttttgcaactttgcattttgcataaattgcaaattttaaagttaatgtCTTCCACCAATCTTTGCATTTGTTTTggcatatttttgtaaaaagaagTATTTTTGCTAAGTATATTTTTTGCTAAGTGTGCAAAATACTGTTGTTGGTGGAACATAAAGGTGTTCGGGAACGTGCAAGCGCAAAGTGTAAAAGTCGTTTGTGGAATAGAGCCCACATCAGAATTTTCTgataatgtaataataataatattactcaAAAGTTGGCAACAATCGTATAATTCTATGTTAGCAGTTACggttttaaatattgaaagaattttatcatataatagaaaatacaccttgaactttattttaaaaaattggtttataaTGTTTCACAGCAATTAATACTTGACCACATTCAAAATATCAAATGGTAGCGTAATTAATTGTCTAGACTAAGAGCGCCggtttacaaaacattttaattgcaattaaattttaatcgcggtTAACTCGACATTTGTCAATGTATTTAATGCTACTTAatttgaattagtttaattttgaattaaattcaatttgattttttgtaatttaaattaatttaatttatttgtactCGACtagaatattaatttttgcttcGACCATAAAActtggaacactctgtataattagTTGCGTAGGCTGCCATTTGAATATTGTGTTGCCTacccaaaataataatttgttaaaaatttaaattttttgagttatccACTTTTTCTTTGGTatttataacttataactAACTCATAACGTAGTGGTAGTTTGAACAGCCACAGActgaaaaattgcaaacgaaAGATTCTGTGaattagattttaaaaattaataaaaaaattgaaataaataactaattgtCTTGATTACGGGATTTTTTTGATCTTTTCCcatcttaaatttttaaacaggtAACCCAGCTAACTTCGTTAGATGTAATAGCAGAGTCgaataaccaaaaaattaaaaaatctattaagTATTCTATGAGTTTAATGAATTCAATTGTAATAATCTAATGATATATATAAACATCCTGAATGGCGCAAATTCgcaatttattagaaaatgaacCTTTATTCTTATGAAGTTAGCAACATAACCTAACCTTGAAAATTTGACAGCTGTCAATGTGTACTGCAGTTTGTCAACACTGTTATTGTACttgagtttttattaattgattgTGATCCTGCTAAAGAAAAATCATCAGAAATGACTATGCGACCAGACGACCACCGCCGAAAATGGGACAGGGACGAATACGAGAGGTTAGCCGAGGAGCGCAAGAGGGAAGAAATCGAGCGCCTCGAAGAAGAAACCAAGAAAAAGAAAGGCCCCCCGGTGAAACGTGAAATGCTAAAAACCCGAGAGTATAAAGTAGACCTGGATTCAAAGCTTGGCAAAAGCattgtaataaacaaaaacacacCAACATCACAATCGGGGGGCTACTACTGCAACGTCTGCGACTGTGTTGTTAAAGATTCAATCAACTTTTTGGATCACATCAATGGCAAAAAGCATCAACGAAACTTGGGAATGTCGATGCGGATCGAACGCAGCAGTCTGGACGCAGTTAAACGAAGGTTTGACCAAAACAAGCGGAAAATGGAGGAGAAGAAAAAAGATTACGATATGGCAGCTCGCATGCAGGAAATTGCCGAAGAAGAGGAAAAGCTACGCGAATACAGGAGGGAGAAAAGGAAAGAGAAGCGAAAAGCTGAGGAAATGTTGGAAGAAACATCTGAACAAGCAAGTGAGCTTGCTAGCATTATGGGATTTGCAGGTTTTGGATCGTCTAAAAAAAAGTAGCAAAATGTCTTTCAATACctttattacaataatttagatttgttgaagtttaaataaaaatcaatattatGCTAACTAGTAAGTGAAGTACAGTTGGAAGAATCATTGTGTCAgcctgtaaaaaataattgtaaatgaaataaatgtgAAGGAACAAGTTGccttattttcttttttcatatATTCCTCAGGCATTGGGTCCTTGACTTTGGGCGTCTCCTTCACATTGTCACAGCTTATTGTGAGAATACTGTCAATTATCGACTGTAGAAGTTCTTTAGTTGTTGCTGCAGCGCTGTTTCCACACACTTTCGCAGTTTTGATGTAATAACAGTCAGCTATGTCTTTGTAAGCcctgaaaacaattaaatatttgatcaAAGAAGCCCATGATGTTAAATAAGTTTCGTAACACTCAAAGGTAACATGTAAGTACTATTAAATTCAAatgttaattatattttattaagttgcCGTTGCACCAAACTTGATTGcatattttcaactttttagcTCCAAAACTTGTTGAAGgcttgaaaaaagtaaaaacaatatttttggctaatttggcgattttttcaaagttcGTAACGAACTTTTCGATGTAATCGCGTTAAAACGCAGTGGCGTGTGGTGtgaaaatatctttattttttgtaaaaatgaattttactaAATTCCATATCGACCACTTACAAATAAACCAATGAAATGTCTTTGACTTGACGTCATGCTTTCATGTATGTCgtatcagaaatgtttttccCCGGATTGTTAAAAGAGTTTTTTGCTGGTTTAGTGCCAGAACAACAGAAATTGGAGTTTTATCGAAAGTGAATGTTCAGAAATGCTAGATAAGGTTCTTTTGAAAACTATAATAAGGTTAATGTTTgtagttattattttaattataagtttGGTCATaggtttagtttagtttagttgcgtgttaattttaacaggtgaCAGAGCtctttaaattcattttttttctattttaaatttttcaatgaaggttttgcaaatttacttaaaatttgtaaaatatttccaCAGATTGCCTTAATCTTTGATATTACATACAGAAACGTGTACCCGCGCTtatgagtacaaaaataaaagcgccaaactattttcgttgtgatagaaatcTACATACAATTTATATCAAATATGAAAACTTTTGCTCtggatttaaaaataatacaaaattagttattaaacactgaccggcttgttacacaaaaaaggaggaaaagaggaaaataataaataagaatttttgacATATTTGTCTCAGTAAGTTAACGGTTCCACACAAAATTATACATCATGCTATtatgtattttaatttatcatattttttagttacttttaaACAGCGAATTTCATTTATGCACTTACTTGCAAACTGCGGCATTGTCTGAATTTTCGTTCCAATCTGCCGGTCCTCCACAGTCCTCCAAATCATTTCTGAGCTCATGAAGGCATTTGTGAATTTTCTCAAATtctgttaaataattaattaataaaaataatttccctGAATAATCCATTTTCACTTACGGCTCCTGAACGGAGATTCTGTACAAATCTTCTCATGCAACGCCTCAACTCCTTTGATCAATTGCATATACAAGTCAGGCTGATTCGGGGGAGTACAGGTTTTGAGGTACGccttgattttttccaaattttcggCCACGCGATTACACGACGGCTTAATATCGCCCAAAGTGGCCAACTTCACTATACTCTCAGGGTTGATCACTTGAATTTCGGCtagaaaattcattaaatcgtCTTCGTTGCAAGGGGCACTGTTGTCATCTCGTTCAAAGCGAGTGTGTGTGATCTCATCGTCGCTCAAAAACGAGGGCCTATACACGCGACCACCTGGAACAAGTGTAGTCAGTGGTTTTCGTGCAAGTTTTGTGGTTTTAAGGCTCACAGAGGGAGAATTTcaccaaaaataacaaaaatagcGTTTCGCGCATTCTTTCAAATTCGGTGACAGATAGAGGGCGCCACcgaaattgtttacaaattttgacaGCCGATAGAACAAATCCCAGAATGTGgaagtttttgttaatttttgccTTAAAAACCGCAACTTCtgatgaaatttttacaagtaCGTTCTCAGTGACTGATCAGTGTATTAGTTTGTGTAAGGAAAATGAGCTGCCGCTGCTTGACTTGGTTTGTGCCTTCGTTTGGGGTTTCGAGGTTTAACTCCgaatttttgtaggaaaactACGAGCAAATCGTATGCCAACGCGGTTGTAggttttttaacataattaattttaaggaCGAGTTGAATTTAAACACCACACGGAAGGAGTGCCATTTGTGtaagtttgcaatttttttcaccacTTTCCTACTGTTTTGCTTTGTAGCATGCAACGAATCTTACATTGTCGCGAAAGAAAACGAAATTTGCTTAAAAGGTTGCGATTTGATGGCGAAAAAGCGCCAGAGCGACATGTCCACATTTCTGGTGATAACAGAAGATGATGAGTCGCATAACATTGTTTTGGCGGAGCCTGACTTAGAAATATTAGAATCTGATATTCTCTCTGACCCGAGTATTAAAAGTCAGCTTGAGATCGGTTTCAATATTGATTACAAAATCCCCGAAACTCACATCAGAACAATGCCTATCGAATTCAAGGATGACACGATCGTGATCAAATCGAGTGAATATTCAGGCGACTGGCTCGATTGCGCTTCCAGAAATTCGGGGATTCCCCGATGGATTCTCCTAACTGCGTTTTTGTCAGCGGTTTTAGTGGCTTTATGGTTGAGTTTCTCAACTGAAAAGAAAAACACTGAGGAGGTAGCGGAGGTGGACATTCCTGACGAAAAATTAATACTAGAAAACGAAGAAAAAGATCCTGAACTTCTGGAGGATTTTCAAGAAATTGGATTCTCGACTCCTCCAAAGTACACTGTTGAAAGTGAAAAGGTTTAAAGGTAGATTTTTTAAGAGGCATATTTTCTTAAGGAGGGCTGATCAGGCATAGTAATTGTGACTGTCTCGTAAATGTGTAGTGGGTTTATTTCAGCATTTGTTACTTAAATGCACAGCTTACTTAATCAGTAAAATAAGTTTGCGTTGTGCTTTTGTTTCTAAGGAAGTTACTGTGGTTATGTGTTGCTGGTGTAAtagatttttcaaacaaaaggGCATAATTTGATTTGGTAACGTGGCTATAAGTTTTCAGGAGAAATTAACAGGTGGCGCCACATTGAGTTAGGTCATAACCAACTCGATATGaaattattacataattttggCTTAGCCTTCTTATATACAGATAcatttaaataagaaataacaTTTCAGAGGAATaaagcattaaatttttaacagtaagtaattaaagtaatccaaaaattgtgtcgtaaactatattaaatttataagaattcaaacttttattatttacatttagtAGGGGCCATTttcataaacaaatttaaatcttcaattaaatttaagtcGACTTTAATTCTATTTTGTTATTACTTGAAttgtacaattaaaaaattatgtccgTTTAGGtttaaaatcacaattttcgTCCATTAACTTATTAAATCCTCCATTTAATAACAACGTAAGGTAATTGAAAGTACCAGTTCGTTTTTTGGAAGTGAAGATGATGTGTGAAAAAAGACGAACAAAATACAGTTTGAGAAATAATTACTTACAAATTTACTAATTATAGACTGGTTTTTataagcgtcattaatttattcCTTAATTAGATACGTGATTAACTGagcacgtgaccaaattgaagtaatttgattggtccatttgcgttgttaatttttaacaacgaataaaattttaacagagctttctataaaccggcccttattttaattgcaaaaatacaaTGATTAGAAAATATTAATGAAGAAGATGATTTAGAAACGaagattttttgataaaacacaAATGCTAATGTTAGAAAAGTTCTAATTACAGACCACTTTGTTgggttataaaaaattacttactaattattctttaacattattttcttattttttttttctagatttaGAGCATCATTTTTTGGTGTTCTCAGTATcccgcaatttttttaactgctTTAACTTATTTCTTTTCTTCCTCCACTtctttcttgtatttttttctaactttTAAACAGCTCGTAGAATCCTCGTAGATAGTATTTGTTATTACctgcaattatttttctgcctctgtttttcaaattgtcgaatttggttttaatttctgtggcatgaattttttaaattaatttatattcaacatattatattattcccaggagttgtttaaattttgcatCACCATGCCGCTAgagtaaaaatatttgaactGGTGTACCGGAAAAAGTTAAAAGGTGGTTATACAGGGAGTTTCATGTTTTAGTGccagtcaaaaaataaacaagtacTTTTAGTtgtccaaaaaaaatattatatggCAAACAGTAGAGTTTCTAACACGCTTCAATTTGATGCTTTAACGTTACCCATATGGTATGAgcgtaaaatgcaaaaaactacattaatttttttttaattattgcaatCGTTTTCTCATAATAAAATTCctgctttatttttaagtgagaATTCCGAAATTGAAATAGTAATTCACTATTTGAGTTTCTGAATTCTCTTGAAAAATAGGaagaattttattatgaaaaaacaattgcaatttttgaaaacaaaaaactttatgtagtttttttgcattatatgcTCATACCTTTAAAATTTGGGATAATGTTGAAGCATCAAATTGATGTGTTAAAAACTCTatcgtttgaaatattttttttcctttgggcaactaaaagtatttatttttttgactggtactaaaactgaaaacaccctgtatgatCCATTTTATCTAAgagaaaagtaatttttttaatagttttgttatttattattattattcattattattacattactattaattttgtttctaaaACACCCTAtgaataaaatagttattaataaacagAAATATCCATACCATTGCTCCacaaaaattaacagtttCTCAATTTAAAAACTTCGAAACCATCTCATTGGCACATTTTCGTATGAATTATATGAAATAGTGATATATATTGTAATATTaacagtatttaaaaaatatatgtcTTGCCGAATGTTGGCGACAGTGAGTCTGTTTATTATAAGTACTTTttactatatctcaaaaactaattgtcacacaaaaatcagcgtttgctattaaatattttaattttttccaaagctactcaaaagcatttttttttaacgtaCGGCTGTAGCTATCTAGTCTAATAAGCTATAATTTATCCTGAATTTGTTCCACCGACATTACAATTTAAGTGTGCCCCTAGCGTTAGAGACATTATTTTCACATCATTGaccgtttttaattttgatcaaaatctTTCTCAGTTGCGCAGTGTTTGGGGAAATGATGTGGATCCGTCTAATCAAACAAGAcaagagttttttttgtaaaaaatgcagAGTGAAGAAACACTTCCTTCTCTGATTAAGAAAGCTGTGCTTAAATGTTTTGAAACTACGTGGTTAATACTTCTAGTCAatgtagatttttttgtcaCTCGTTATAGAAACATGCTACAGAAGTTGTTATTGGCGCACATGCTTAACGAAATAAAgcttacgatttttttaagaatgaaTTCAATTTGTAATACATAATATAAATCATAATATTTTCCGtaaatgtaatattttatattgtaAGATTTgggaatattaataaaatgttattaaaatcTAATAATCTGCTGCAGTATTGGCCAAATAATCCCTCCTGCCAATGTTTGACGCTTGTTTGTTTTGAAGTGCTTCCAATTTCGGACAGTCGGTGATTCTGTGACCCAAACCTCCGCAATAGCTACAACCTCTCTCATCTCCCAAGTCTAGATATTTCTCACTTTCTGAGCATAATTCGCTCAAGAAAGCGGGGACCTTTTGTTTGGCTTCCATAAGGAGGTGTTTCAGGTCGAGGAGGACAGATTCGTCGTTGGATTTGTTTATGAATGTGGTAGCTAGGCCTTGTTTGCCGGATCTGCCAGTTCTCCCAATTCGGTGAACTGTAAAGAAATAttagtgtattttttaattttattattattttattatagaattttgttttcagcatttttttaaatttattattatttgtggtATTTCTCgtggaattttttgaaatgattaattatttttgaaacaccaacttatttttttaggtCACTAGTCACTACATTGGCTTCATGAATCTACAACTGATGGGATtccagaaataatttaaataatttgttttgtttgtttgtttctaaaattatgttttgatttattatgGATTGGGGAAAGGTTAGttaattactaaaattgaaGAATCCAATTTCTTACCATAATTTTCCACATCGTCGGGCATATCGTAATTTATAACATGTTGGATATCAGGAAAATCTAATCCTTTAGAGGCCACATCTGTAGCTACAAGAACATCTTTTTCGTGTTTCCTGAATGCTTCAACGGATCTCGAACGTTCTTCTTGGtcttaaaacacaaaaacgtTAATATTGTATTAACGGATgagacaaaaataatattttacctTTGCCACCATGAATTGCAACAGCTTCAACTCCTTTCAAAAGAAGGTATTCATGAATGGCATCCACGTCTTGTTTTTTCTCCGCGAAAATTAAAACGGGTGGCGgtgttttttgcaaacattCTAGCAAGTAAACCACTTTTGCTTCTTGTTTAACGTATTCCACCTCCTATACAAAAAACACtattggtttaaaaaatattgtttcaaaataacaatataaatacctgGATAACATTCATTGAGGCTGCTCCAGCCCGTCCTACGTTGATC
Coding sequences:
- the LOC656305 gene encoding zinc finger matrin-type protein 2 — protein: MTMRPDDHRRKWDRDEYERLAEERKREEIERLEEETKKKKGPPVKREMLKTREYKVDLDSKLGKSIVINKNTPTSQSGGYYCNVCDCVVKDSINFLDHINGKKHQRNLGMSMRIERSSLDAVKRRFDQNKRKMEEKKKDYDMAARMQEIAEEEEKLREYRREKRKEKRKAEEMLEETSEQASELASIMGFAGFGSSKKK
- the LOC656218 gene encoding uncharacterized protein LOC656218; its protein translation is MRETLFLLFLVKFSLCGRVYRPSFLSDDEITHTRFERDDNSAPCNEDDLMNFLAEIQVINPESIVKLATLGDIKPSCNRVAENLEKIKAYLKTCTPPNQPDLYMQLIKGVEALHEKICTESPFRSQFEKIHKCLHELRNDLEDCGGPADWNENSDNAAVCKAYKDIADCYYIKTAKVCGNSAAATTKELLQSIIDSILTISCDNVKETPKVKDPMPEEYMKKENKADTMILPTVLHLLVSIILIFI
- the LOC656133 gene encoding transmembrane protein 59-like, whose protein sequence is MWKFLLIFALKTATSDEIFTSTFSVTDQCISLCKENELPLLDLENYEQIVCQRGCRFFNIINFKDELNLNTTRKECHLSCNESYIVAKENEICLKGCDLMAKKRQSDMSTFLVITEDDESHNIVLAEPDLEILESDILSDPSIKSQLEIGFNIDYKIPETHIRTMPIEFKDDTIVIKSSEYSGDWLDCASRNSGIPRWILLTAFLSAVLVALWLSFSTEKKNTEEVAEVDIPDEKLILENEEKDPELLEDFQEIGFSTPPKYTVESEKV